The genomic interval TAAAATTTCATTCATTTTGTATGATTTTTTTGACTCAATTTCAGCGGGAATTTTTTTTAATTTTTCCAGTTCTCTATTTTTGATTTTAACTGCATCCTTAAATTTCTCATATCGTCTATTGCTAAGCAAGCCCAAACTATGTGCAAGAGGCATCAATCTTTCATCGGCATTATCTTGCCTTAAATACAATCTGTATTCAGCCCGTGCAGTGAACATTCTATATGGTTCGTCAACGCCCTTGGTGACGATATCATCAATGAGTACACCGATATATGATTGATCTCGCTTAAAAATAACAGGAAGCTTTTTATCAATAAAATTCACAGCATTTATTCCTGCAACAATTCCCTGGGCGGCAGCTTCTTCGTAGCCGGATGTTCCATTTATTTGGCCAGCGAGGAAAAGTCCACTAACTTTCTTAGTTTCTAAACTCAATTTTATTTCTTGTGTGTCAACACAATCATATTCGATTGCATATCCATATCTCATAAATTTTGCATTTTCCAGTCCTTGAACAGAATGAACAATTTTGTATTGAATTTCCGGGGGAAAACTGGTCGGAAGTCCATTTGCATAAACCTCAAATGTGTCTAATCCTTCCGGCTCAATGAAAATTTGATGACGGTTTTTTTCAGGAAATTTTTTTATTTTATCCTCTATAGATGGACAATAACGAGCTCCGATTCCGGTGATGTTTCCGCTGAACAAGGAGGATTTTGTCATATTATCAGCAATTATTTTATGTGTTTTTTCATTTGTATATGTTAGATAACAATCAGCATAATTTCTCGGTGTGAAATCCGAATAATACGAAAAATTGCACGGTGGCTCATCGGGATGCTGAATTTCCAATTTAGATAAATTTAGAGAACGTATATCTAATCTCGGCGGAGTGCCGGTTTTGAAACGGAGAAGATTTAATCCTGCTGATCGAAGTGAGTCTGACAATTTTTCAGCAGCAAATTCTCCCGCTCTTCCGGATGCGTAGTTTTTCATTCCAACATGTATTCGTCCCTTTGGAAATGTTCCCGGTGCAAGAATAACAGCTTTACCAAAATATTCTTGTTGATATTGGGTTTTAACCCCTATCACTTGTCCCTTTTCTATTAATATTTTTTCAACCAGAGCCTCTTTTACGTCCAAATTATCTTGATTCTCTACAAAAGATTTCATGGTTAATTGATATTTCATTCTATCGGCTTGAGCCCGTGGAGCCCATACTGCCGGACCTTTACTTCTATTTAGCATTCGGAAATGAATTCCAGCCCTATCTATTACTTTGCCCATCGCACCACCGAGCGCATCAACTTCTCTGGTAATGTGTCCTTTTGCCAAACCACCAATTGCCGGATTACAAGACATCCGTCCAATTGTTTCCAATTTGATGATCAGCATGAGTGTTTTTGCTCCCCGCTTTGCGGATGAAATAGCTGCTTCACAGCCAGCATGTCCACCCCCCACAACAATTACATCATATTTTTGTTTCATTTTCTCTTTTCTTTATAAATGTTTCATGTGAAACACTTAGATTGATTTGAATAAATATTAGTCAATTATTGTGAATAATTTTACATTCTCCCTTTTTTTGAATAATATACATAAAATGAATCTAAGTGCATAAACTCAACAATCCGGAACAAATTATTCAAAATGTTTCATGAGAAACATTTTAATTTTCCGATTCAGATTAACCCGAAAATAATTTTCACCCATTAATGATTGATTTACTCTGAGGATATTCTTATTTCCCTACACAAAATCGATCAAAAATTGAATTAATAATTTCATCACTTGTAATTTTTCCGATTATCTCCTCAAGCGCCTCGCTTGCTTCTCTTAACTCAAAAGCAACAAATTCTAAACCTGTCTCCAACTTTGCAGTATTGAATGCATTTTTTAATTTTTGTTCGCATTTTTTTGCAGCCGCAAGTTGGCGAGTATTACTAATTAATCCGAAACTATTATCAATTTTTGCAATATCAATTTTATCAGTTATCGCTTTTTTCAGCTCAGGTATTCCGTAGCCGGTTAGAGAAGAAACGCTAACTATTTTATCCTTTAACTTTCCTTCTAATTTTTCATTCTTCAGCAAATCTACTTTGTTCATAACAACAATATGATCCTTGAGTATTATGCTTTGGGACAATTTGATTTTGTTTTTTTTCAAAACATCTTCAACCCAGATAATCAGATGGGATTTCTCAATTAAATCATAACTTTTATTAATCCCGACTTTTTCAATTATTTCTTTGGATTCAGTTAAACCGGCTGTGTCAAAAAGTTTGATAAAATACCCATCAAGTGCTATGTCTTCTTCGATGTAATCTCTAGTTGTTCCCGGAATATCAGTTACAATTGATCTCTCGTTTTCTATGATTTTATTGAACAGACTGGATTTCCCGGCATTCGGTTCTCCGGCAATGACGACTCGATAACCCTCATTAAGAATTATTCCCTCGTTTCCGCTATTTATAAGTTGAACAATCTTTTTATGTATGGATTTAATTTTAACGATCGTGCTTGACTGCGATGTCTTTTGGATCCCTTGGTCAGAGAAATCAATATCAAGTTCAATTTCGCTTCTCAAAGTTGATATTTCACTAATAAACCCGTGGATTGATTGAAACAATTTGCCTTCCAACCGATTTATTGCTGCTTGCTGCGTACGTTTTGTTTTTGAATTTATTAAATCAATAACGGATTCTGCTTCCGTAAGATCCATTTTGCTGTTTAGGAATGCTCTCTTTGTGAATTCACCAGGTTCGGCAAGTCTCGCCCCGTTAGATAAAACTGTTTCTAATACCTTTTGCGTTACAAACCTACCTCCATGGCAACTCACCTCAATTACATCTTCACCTGTGTAACTACGTGGAGAAATAAATACGGAAACCAGCACGTCGTCTATTAATTGATTTCCCGAATAAATTTCACCATAATAAATATGATGCGAACTGAAATTATCTGTCGAAGTTTTTCCTTTAAATATTTTTTGGATAATTTTAAGAGAATTTGCCCCGCTAATGCGAACTACCGATATACCTCCTGTGCCGATAGGAGTTGCAATTGCTGCT from Candidatus Cloacimonadota bacterium carries:
- the mnmG gene encoding tRNA uridine-5-carboxymethylaminomethyl(34) synthesis enzyme MnmG produces the protein MKQKYDVIVVGGGHAGCEAAISSAKRGAKTLMLIIKLETIGRMSCNPAIGGLAKGHITREVDALGGAMGKVIDRAGIHFRMLNRSKGPAVWAPRAQADRMKYQLTMKSFVENQDNLDVKEALVEKILIEKGQVIGVKTQYQQEYFGKAVILAPGTFPKGRIHVGMKNYASGRAGEFAAEKLSDSLRSAGLNLLRFKTGTPPRLDIRSLNLSKLEIQHPDEPPCNFSYYSDFTPRNYADCYLTYTNEKTHKIIADNMTKSSLFSGNITGIGARYCPSIEDKIKKFPEKNRHQIFIEPEGLDTFEVYANGLPTSFPPEIQYKIVHSVQGLENAKFMRYGYAIEYDCVDTQEIKLSLETKKVSGLFLAGQINGTSGYEEAAAQGIVAGINAVNFIDKKLPVIFKRDQSYIGVLIDDIVTKGVDEPYRMFTARAEYRLYLRQDNADERLMPLAHSLGLLSNRRYEKFKDAVKIKNRELEKLKKIPAEIESKKSYKMNEILRRPEVKFDDLVKFGYKIEPDVTDFIKEKISLEIKYEGYIKRQIKEIEKFEFLEKKIIPPDMDFMGLKTISYEAREKMEKICPISVGQASRIPGVTYADISALLIKLKVYYEPKK
- the mnmE gene encoding tRNA uridine-5-carboxymethylaminomethyl(34) synthesis GTPase MnmE, giving the protein MIGHSDTIAAIATPIGTGGISVVRISGANSLKIIQKIFKGKTSTDNFSSHHIYYGEIYSGNQLIDDVLVSVFISPRSYTGEDVIEVSCHGGRFVTQKVLETVLSNGARLAEPGEFTKRAFLNSKMDLTEAESVIDLINSKTKRTQQAAINRLEGKLFQSIHGFISEISTLRSEIELDIDFSDQGIQKTSQSSTIVKIKSIHKKIVQLINSGNEGIILNEGYRVVIAGEPNAGKSSLFNKIIENERSIVTDIPGTTRDYIEEDIALDGYFIKLFDTAGLTESKEIIEKVGINKSYDLIEKSHLIIWVEDVLKKNKIKLSQSIILKDHIVVMNKVDLLKNEKLEGKLKDKIVSVSSLTGYGIPELKKAITDKIDIAKIDNSFGLISNTRQLAAAKKCEQKLKNAFNTAKLETGLEFVAFELREASEALEEIIGKITSDEIINSIFDRFCVGK